A DNA window from uncultured Methanoregula sp. contains the following coding sequences:
- a CDS encoding 4Fe-4S dicluster domain-containing protein, which translates to MVRRQRCPVDQDLFTRGGIITERDPDFCIVRLRMPAGMITPAQIREVGEIASRYGVEKIHLTTRQTMEFPHVDPSKLGGLLAELEANGTSLGAEREEVVNITSCLGTRNCKFGIIDSVGLAEEIDKKFFGKELPVKVRIAISSCPNGCESERLNEIGITGIQRPIRDPGLCTGCGTCTHYCREKAIEVVDGVILLHTAKCMECGFCIMPCPFHLISGAPPEYRITVGGHRGRHPVLGRHLIDVKSHEEVIRVIDKIIYWIYRQASSGSLLPEQLDELEFDKFKGEIVKMIGG; encoded by the coding sequence ATGGTACGACGTCAGCGTTGCCCGGTGGACCAGGACCTCTTTACCCGTGGAGGTATCATCACGGAACGTGACCCGGACTTTTGTATTGTCCGGCTCCGCATGCCTGCCGGTATGATCACCCCTGCCCAGATCAGGGAAGTCGGGGAGATCGCCTCGCGGTACGGAGTTGAGAAGATCCATCTCACAACCCGTCAGACGATGGAGTTCCCGCACGTGGACCCCTCAAAGCTTGGAGGTCTCCTTGCGGAACTGGAAGCGAACGGAACATCCCTCGGGGCCGAACGCGAGGAGGTTGTCAACATCACCTCCTGCCTCGGGACCCGGAACTGCAAGTTCGGGATCATCGACTCGGTGGGTCTTGCCGAAGAGATCGATAAGAAATTCTTCGGAAAGGAGCTGCCGGTCAAGGTGCGGATCGCAATCTCCTCCTGCCCGAACGGCTGTGAGAGCGAACGGCTCAACGAGATCGGGATCACCGGCATCCAGCGGCCTATCCGCGACCCCGGCCTCTGTACCGGCTGCGGCACCTGCACCCATTACTGCCGCGAGAAGGCAATCGAGGTCGTGGACGGGGTGATCCTCCTCCATACGGCAAAGTGCATGGAGTGCGGGTTCTGCATCATGCCCTGCCCGTTCCACCTCATAAGCGGCGCACCCCCGGAGTACCGGATAACCGTCGGCGGCCACCGGGGCCGGCACCCGGTACTCGGCCGGCACCTGATCGATGTGAAATCCCACGAGGAGGTGATCCGGGTCATCGACAAGATCATCTACTGGATTTACCGCCAGGCCTCGAGCGGATCGCTTTTGCCCGAGCAGCTCGATGAACTCGAGTTCGACAAATTCAAGGGCGAGATCGTAAAAATGATCGGCGGATAA
- a CDS encoding YeeE/YedE thiosulfate transporter family protein, which produces MAETKAKCDESASCLDTLARNPLYVGIAIGILAAFVQVLLISAGGPEAYGFCVACHTRDVVNTAVNDVAGTKLAMAAISQNAILPVLTVVGVLIGAFISAKAYTEFRTKTGSAISYIWYAIGGLLFMIFALFMGGCPYRIGLRVGYGDVVALIGLFGIIAGVLIGIKVATKLMEREA; this is translated from the coding sequence ATGGCCGAAACCAAGGCAAAATGTGATGAATCCGCTTCGTGCCTGGACACCCTTGCCAGAAACCCGCTCTATGTCGGGATTGCAATCGGTATCCTCGCCGCATTCGTACAGGTCCTGCTGATCAGTGCAGGCGGGCCGGAAGCCTATGGCTTCTGTGTTGCCTGCCACACCAGGGATGTTGTGAATACTGCTGTCAACGATGTTGCCGGAACAAAACTCGCGATGGCTGCGATCTCGCAGAACGCAATCCTGCCGGTCCTCACCGTTGTGGGTGTTCTCATCGGGGCATTCATCTCCGCAAAGGCCTACACGGAGTTCAGAACCAAGACCGGTAGCGCGATCTCGTACATCTGGTACGCGATAGGGGGCCTGCTCTTCATGATCTTCGCTCTCTTCATGGGAGGCTGCCCGTATCGTATCGGCCTCCGGGTCGGGTACGGCGATGTCGTGGCCCTAATCGGCCTTTTCGGCATCATAGCCGGTGTCCTCATCGGGATAAAAGTGGCAACAAAACTGATGGAGCGTGAGGCATAA
- a CDS encoding YeeE/YedE thiosulfate transporter family protein has translation MAAAGWLAKNIAVIAVPIVTILLGILIGWLGQRSGFCSIGGFRDFFLFKHTRLLYGYLALIIGAFFGYLVFWLITPSAFEHFFWLATSGLTPVPGAPAGLTVVGYTILAIVGGIAVGIIGVLLGGCPLRQVVMTSEGNLKSLCFVIGMCVGSVVFTMWVSGWGVALLKSLGIA, from the coding sequence ATGGCAGCGGCTGGCTGGCTTGCAAAGAACATTGCCGTCATCGCGGTACCCATCGTAACCATCCTCCTTGGGATCCTCATCGGCTGGCTCGGGCAGCGGTCCGGGTTCTGTTCGATCGGGGGGTTCCGGGACTTCTTCCTCTTCAAGCATACCCGGCTCCTCTACGGCTACCTCGCCCTGATCATAGGGGCGTTTTTCGGCTATCTCGTCTTCTGGCTTATCACCCCCTCGGCATTCGAGCACTTCTTCTGGCTCGCAACGAGCGGGTTGACACCGGTTCCCGGTGCACCGGCAGGCCTCACGGTTGTCGGGTATACCATCCTTGCGATTGTCGGCGGGATAGCAGTCGGTATCATCGGGGTCCTTCTCGGGGGATGTCCGCTCCGCCAGGTTGTCATGACCTCGGAAGGCAACCTCAAATCGCTCTGCTTCGTCATCGGGATGTGCGTTGGATCGGTAGTTTTTACCATGTGGGTCTCCGGCTGGGGAGTTGCCCTTCTCAAGAGCCTGGGGATTGCGTAA
- a CDS encoding sulfurtransferase TusA family protein — MTTKNLDITGKVCPYCLLVVQKHAKALKPSDELVITCDHPPAATTTIPQFAKDEGLGIDTRKTSSGVWEIRLKKK, encoded by the coding sequence ATGACAACCAAGAACCTTGATATAACCGGAAAAGTCTGCCCGTACTGCCTGCTCGTGGTGCAGAAACATGCAAAAGCATTGAAACCATCCGATGAACTGGTCATCACCTGCGACCACCCCCCGGCAGCAACTACCACCATCCCGCAGTTTGCGAAAGATGAGGGGCTTGGCATTGATACCAGGAAAACCTCTTCCGGTGTCTGGGAGATCCGGCTGAAGAAAAAATAA
- a CDS encoding DsrE family protein encodes MTSHFFLLTGPLGQERLSWIEETLKFFFVKMNPENLLQHGKAREGIFTFLLSGDALYSLQDPETLAIWEIILSLPSIRIICDRQELSLRGISVERLKMKSPDQVIDHNSLSINGQTSFWKDVSKIARQHEQPVPSTIGFFQLYSPYMNRSTLYALQCLTAAAEVQASVELYAYLDGVHMGHLGQNPSEFENIGTGLDELYEKCSKRGLSCLMLACGRCAAARGYSTWDDGQGVVVSTCTIKPFKIRNLHEIIDRFERNHIILSENMASIELKKEGTASSFSLQEKGRAPPVTILITRFPYGTELAFGGLSFAVACAYEGIQTRVIFIEDGVYALSGTHHLERETQFFNLQEVIDAVAGSENLQLFAFQPSLHRRGITKNKKLNAVLDIGVTDLGQLLFTPPAGVQAIHQRVIFF; translated from the coding sequence ATGACCTCACATTTTTTCCTTCTCACCGGACCGCTCGGACAGGAACGACTCTCCTGGATTGAGGAGACCCTCAAATTCTTCTTCGTTAAAATGAACCCGGAGAACCTTCTCCAGCACGGGAAAGCCCGGGAAGGAATTTTTACCTTCCTGCTCAGCGGGGATGCCCTGTACAGCCTCCAGGATCCCGAGACTCTCGCCATCTGGGAGATCATCCTCTCCCTGCCCTCCATCCGGATCATCTGCGACCGGCAGGAACTCTCTCTCCGGGGCATCTCGGTTGAGCGGCTGAAGATGAAGAGCCCGGACCAGGTGATCGATCACAACAGCTTAAGCATCAATGGCCAGACCTCGTTCTGGAAAGACGTATCAAAGATCGCACGGCAGCACGAGCAGCCGGTGCCAAGCACGATTGGCTTCTTCCAGCTGTACTCTCCCTATATGAACCGCTCCACCCTGTATGCCCTCCAGTGCCTCACCGCGGCTGCCGAGGTCCAGGCATCCGTTGAACTCTATGCGTACCTTGACGGGGTTCATATGGGACACCTGGGACAGAACCCCTCGGAGTTCGAGAATATCGGCACCGGGCTTGACGAGCTTTACGAGAAATGTTCGAAACGGGGGCTTTCCTGCCTTATGCTCGCCTGCGGCCGGTGTGCAGCTGCCCGCGGCTACAGTACCTGGGACGACGGGCAGGGGGTGGTTGTATCAACGTGTACTATCAAACCCTTCAAGATCCGCAACCTTCACGAGATCATTGACCGCTTCGAACGCAACCACATCATTCTTTCGGAGAATATGGCCTCGATCGAGCTCAAGAAAGAGGGCACGGCAAGTTCGTTCAGCCTCCAGGAGAAAGGCCGGGCGCCCCCGGTCACGATCCTGATAACCCGTTTCCCGTACGGGACCGAACTGGCGTTTGGAGGGCTCTCGTTTGCCGTGGCCTGCGCCTACGAGGGCATACAAACCCGCGTGATCTTTATCGAGGACGGGGTGTACGCCCTGAGCGGCACCCATCACCTGGAGCGTGAGACGCAGTTCTTCAACCTGCAGGAAGTGATCGACGCGGTGGCAGGAAGCGAGAATCTCCAGCTCTTCGCGTTCCAGCCCTCCCTCCACCGCCGCGGCATCACCAAGAACAAGAAGCTGAATGCGGTCCTCGATATCGGGGTTACCGATCTTGGCCAGCTCCTGTTCACCCCTCCTGCGGGCGTCCAGGCAATCCACCAGCGGGTGATCTTCTTCTGA
- a CDS encoding acyl-CoA dehydratase activase: protein MDKETGPVAGIDLGSTTIKLVIWDGRKYIARIRDASWNPRETAASLIKLTSEEAGLDGIPSVIATTGYGRRTLEGATYTYTEIACHARGASRLLPGCRFVIDIGGQDAKGIRLSLNGDVEDFVMNDKCAAGTGRFLSTMGLALGVPVDRLAHYADGAEPHRINAMCTVFAESEVISLVNHGISRNAIIAGLHASIARRTASMVSPLHPAEPLAFTGGVSQNGDIVRKLETELGLKITVPKDAVFAGALGAALIAWEKRESPEP, encoded by the coding sequence ATGGACAAAGAGACCGGACCCGTTGCAGGTATTGATCTCGGGTCAACCACGATCAAACTCGTGATCTGGGATGGCAGGAAGTACATAGCCCGGATACGGGACGCATCCTGGAACCCGCGGGAAACAGCCGCATCTCTCATAAAACTGACAAGCGAGGAGGCCGGACTTGACGGCATCCCGTCCGTAATAGCCACCACAGGATACGGGCGCCGGACCCTGGAGGGAGCCACGTATACATATACGGAGATCGCCTGCCATGCAAGGGGGGCATCCCGTCTCCTCCCCGGTTGCCGGTTCGTGATCGATATCGGCGGCCAGGATGCAAAAGGGATCCGGCTTTCTCTGAATGGAGATGTGGAAGATTTCGTGATGAATGACAAGTGTGCTGCGGGAACCGGGCGGTTTCTCTCCACCATGGGGCTTGCACTCGGGGTCCCTGTGGACCGGCTCGCGCACTATGCGGACGGTGCCGAACCGCACCGGATCAATGCCATGTGCACGGTCTTTGCCGAGTCCGAAGTCATCAGCCTTGTCAATCACGGGATCTCCCGGAACGCAATCATTGCCGGTCTCCATGCCTCGATAGCCCGGAGGACTGCATCCATGGTCTCGCCACTCCATCCGGCCGAGCCGCTCGCGTTTACCGGCGGGGTTTCACAGAACGGGGATATCGTAAGAAAACTGGAAACGGAGCTCGGGCTTAAGATTACGGTTCCCAAAGATGCCGTATTTGCCGGGGCGCTCGGGGCTGCACTGATTGCGTGGGAGAAGCGGGAATCTCCCGAACCCTAA
- a CDS encoding double-cubane-cluster-containing anaerobic reductase has product MRAEKMTFFDSVIPNASAAIKSVRDQGRKFVGFYCVFAPQELIVAADAVPVTLCATKEEPIADGEKYLPRNFCPLIKSSYGFAITEKCAFFNNSEFIIGETTCDGKKKMFELMQTFKPTVVLEVPQSAKGTAQKAYWRSEVARCKTEIEKRLGVKITDEKMKSAIKELNEQRALMRELAHLNTAIPAPLSGLDLLKVMWARNFTFDRAAFNSQLKDLITELKAMKAKGEGAMLKTAKRIIVTGVPTGVGAEKVLKIIEESGAAIVYIENCSGMKQYLHDVATTGSPLDAIADKYLETPCSCMSPNTGRLELLAELAKEYHADGVVDITWVGCHTYNVESRVLKDYLAKHASVSLLQIETDYSQGDAGQIRTRIEAFLEMVSKKH; this is encoded by the coding sequence ATGAGAGCAGAGAAAATGACCTTTTTCGATTCGGTAATACCGAATGCATCGGCAGCGATCAAGAGCGTACGCGACCAGGGCAGAAAGTTCGTAGGGTTCTACTGCGTCTTTGCGCCGCAGGAACTCATCGTGGCAGCCGACGCGGTGCCGGTGACCCTCTGTGCAACCAAGGAAGAACCCATTGCTGACGGCGAGAAGTACCTGCCCCGGAACTTCTGCCCGCTCATCAAGTCGAGCTACGGGTTTGCGATCACCGAGAAATGTGCGTTCTTCAACAACTCCGAGTTCATCATCGGCGAGACAACCTGCGATGGCAAGAAGAAGATGTTCGAACTGATGCAGACCTTCAAACCGACCGTTGTCCTCGAGGTACCCCAGAGCGCAAAAGGTACGGCCCAGAAGGCGTACTGGCGCTCGGAAGTTGCCCGGTGCAAAACCGAGATCGAAAAACGCCTTGGTGTCAAGATCACCGATGAGAAAATGAAGTCTGCGATCAAGGAGCTCAACGAGCAGCGGGCGCTCATGAGGGAACTGGCCCACCTGAACACGGCGATTCCCGCCCCGCTCTCCGGCCTGGACCTGCTCAAGGTTATGTGGGCCCGGAACTTCACGTTTGACCGGGCTGCATTCAATTCGCAGCTGAAGGACCTGATTACTGAACTCAAAGCTATGAAGGCAAAAGGCGAGGGCGCAATGCTGAAGACCGCAAAGCGGATCATCGTGACCGGTGTTCCAACGGGTGTCGGTGCCGAGAAAGTCTTAAAGATCATCGAGGAGTCCGGCGCTGCAATCGTGTATATCGAGAACTGCTCAGGCATGAAGCAGTACCTCCACGATGTTGCCACGACCGGTTCCCCGCTCGACGCAATTGCCGACAAGTACCTGGAGACTCCCTGCTCCTGCATGAGCCCGAACACCGGCAGGCTCGAACTCCTGGCAGAACTGGCAAAAGAGTATCATGCCGACGGGGTTGTTGATATCACCTGGGTCGGCTGCCACACGTACAACGTGGAGTCCCGCGTGCTCAAGGACTATCTGGCAAAGCACGCGAGTGTGTCCCTCCTCCAGATCGAGACCGATTACTCGCAGGGCGATGCGGGCCAGATCAGGACCCGTATCGAGGCATTCCTCGAGATGGTCTCAAAGAAACACTAA
- a CDS encoding C-GCAxxG-C-C family (seleno)protein gives MQELRVSVDPARVREIAEEYYRSGQFYCSEAIVRTINDEFRLGYPDEIVRLASGFPIGIGSSGCACGAVTGGVMALGMVFGRSTPRDPCIDRCLALARELHTLFTRRHGCLCCRTLTHGMVLKSPEHMRQCIALTGEVAEETATIILRELDTPEGISGPERSI, from the coding sequence ATGCAGGAACTCAGGGTTTCGGTTGATCCGGCCAGGGTCCGGGAGATAGCCGAGGAGTATTACCGGTCCGGGCAGTTTTACTGCTCGGAGGCGATTGTCCGGACCATCAACGATGAATTCAGGCTGGGTTATCCCGATGAGATCGTCAGGCTGGCATCCGGCTTCCCGATCGGTATCGGCAGTTCGGGCTGTGCCTGCGGGGCGGTAACCGGGGGCGTGATGGCCCTCGGCATGGTCTTTGGCCGGAGCACTCCCAGGGACCCCTGCATTGACCGGTGCCTGGCGCTTGCACGGGAACTGCACACGCTCTTCACCCGGCGGCACGGATGCCTTTGCTGCCGTACCCTGACGCATGGCATGGTCCTGAAATCCCCCGAGCATATGCGGCAATGCATTGCATTGACCGGGGAAGTGGCAGAAGAAACGGCAACGATCATCCTGCGGGAACTGGACACTCCCGAAGGAATATCCGGTCCAGAAAGATCGATATAA
- a CDS encoding OsmC family protein: MSINNIDTAQVKQYKTEIQADPKEAKFTAKIEGDWLFEAGGPQFRSTVKVKDGTYTMEASHPNFAGPASRPGPMAFGLFWFAACYSSTFVTEASMRNLVLTSVRTRVEADLDYTAQFDLGSNPLITGYRVFMDVKGTITDAQVQDLKEYALKRCMGMFTIQHAIPLKAEVRLQK; this comes from the coding sequence ATGAGCATCAACAACATCGACACCGCACAGGTAAAGCAATACAAGACAGAGATCCAGGCGGATCCCAAGGAAGCAAAGTTCACCGCGAAGATCGAGGGCGACTGGCTTTTCGAAGCCGGCGGCCCCCAGTTCCGGTCAACCGTCAAGGTGAAGGACGGCACCTACACGATGGAAGCCAGCCACCCGAACTTTGCCGGCCCGGCCTCCCGACCCGGCCCGATGGCCTTTGGCCTCTTCTGGTTCGCTGCCTGCTACTCCAGCACCTTTGTCACCGAAGCATCCATGAGGAACCTTGTGCTCACGTCGGTCAGGACCCGGGTGGAGGCAGATCTCGATTACACCGCCCAGTTCGATCTCGGCAGCAACCCCCTCATCACCGGGTACCGGGTTTTCATGGACGTGAAGGGCACAATTACCGATGCCCAGGTCCAGGATCTCAAAGAGTATGCCCTCAAGCGGTGCATGGGCATGTTCACCATCCAGCATGCAATCCCGCTCAAGGCTGAAGTCCGGCTCCAGAAATAA
- a CDS encoding 4Fe-4S dicluster domain-containing protein yields MAFSVHVNMNRCTGCGICVVACPVNALELHTLEPVTNEKIYYVKDGKSINLDAKTELCAGCGVCVDACPYKVITLSGKGDTSAMVHQ; encoded by the coding sequence ATGGCGTTTTCAGTACATGTAAACATGAACCGGTGCACCGGGTGCGGGATCTGCGTGGTTGCCTGCCCGGTCAATGCCCTTGAGCTTCATACGCTCGAGCCGGTAACGAACGAAAAGATCTATTACGTCAAGGACGGGAAATCGATCAACCTTGATGCAAAGACGGAACTTTGTGCCGGCTGCGGCGTGTGTGTGGATGCATGCCCGTACAAAGTGATCACCCTTTCAGGAAAGGGAGACACCAGCGCGATGGTACACCAGTAA
- a CDS encoding molybdopterin dinucleotide binding domain-containing protein yields the protein MPKIHVNMITQRSIEEGAAMEKGKTNPDYFDACSICEMHEDDMKKAGIWKNTNVRVTSECGTVIVKAIHSTQYVPPGLAHIRQGVWANQVVPPRTQSTGTPQYSGFPVTIEPAPEEKLKTALELVQGAVGLWQGGKI from the coding sequence ATGCCAAAAATTCACGTAAACATGATCACCCAGCGCTCCATCGAGGAAGGCGCTGCCATGGAGAAGGGCAAGACCAATCCCGATTACTTCGATGCCTGCTCCATCTGCGAGATGCACGAGGACGACATGAAGAAAGCCGGTATCTGGAAGAACACCAATGTCCGGGTCACCAGCGAATGCGGCACGGTGATTGTGAAGGCTATCCACTCAACCCAGTACGTGCCCCCGGGCCTTGCCCATATCCGGCAGGGCGTCTGGGCAAACCAGGTTGTCCCGCCCCGGACCCAGTCCACCGGCACCCCGCAGTACAGCGGCTTCCCGGTCACGATCGAACCAGCACCGGAAGAGAAACTCAAAACTGCCCTCGAGCTCGTACAGGGCGCTGTCGGGCTCTGGCAGGGAGGGAAGATATAA
- a CDS encoding formylmethanofuran dehydrogenase subunit B: MPKLIKGVGCPYCGSSCDDIEVLVSDDETKVLEVHNACIIGTNLFHHANDPTRPRLPRKRQPDGTMKEISYDEAIDWMARTMLAAKKPLIYGFGSTNCEGMSAVGRIAEKSGAVLDNCATICHGPSFLAIFDNGYPSCTLGEAKNRADVVVFWGCNPMHAHPRHTSRYSIFPRGYFTQKGQMQRTVLCIDPRETDTAKLADHHLMLDQGHDYELFNAFRTVLKGHDIPDVVAGIPKEKIRQSVEIMKKAKFCMIFFGMGCTHSDGRNHNVDHAISLTRDLNEHTKCSIMAMRGHYNIAGPGQVWAWQFGFPYCIDLSKGTHAHMNPGETSSVDLAMRDEVDCFVNVGADAGAHFPIQPVQHLKKHPFITIDPNFNMASEISDLHIPVRIAGVDEPGVVYRMDNVPIQFKAVLKGLPGVPSDEELFNKVYERMCELTKTQPIWLAAKEDRRYPESEAVI, encoded by the coding sequence ATGCCCAAGCTGATAAAAGGCGTAGGCTGCCCGTACTGCGGCTCATCCTGCGACGATATCGAAGTGCTCGTCTCCGATGACGAGACCAAGGTTCTTGAAGTGCACAATGCCTGCATCATCGGGACCAACCTGTTCCACCATGCAAACGACCCCACCCGGCCCCGGCTCCCTCGCAAGCGCCAGCCCGACGGCACCATGAAGGAGATCTCCTATGACGAGGCGATCGACTGGATGGCGAGGACCATGCTCGCGGCGAAGAAGCCCTTAATCTACGGCTTCGGCTCCACCAACTGCGAAGGCATGAGCGCAGTCGGCAGGATCGCAGAGAAGTCCGGCGCCGTGCTCGACAACTGTGCAACCATCTGCCACGGCCCCTCGTTCCTTGCGATCTTCGACAACGGGTACCCGAGCTGCACCCTTGGCGAAGCCAAGAACCGGGCAGATGTCGTGGTCTTCTGGGGCTGCAACCCGATGCACGCCCACCCCCGCCACACCTCAAGGTACTCGATCTTCCCGCGTGGCTACTTCACCCAGAAGGGACAGATGCAGCGGACCGTCCTCTGTATCGACCCCCGTGAGACCGATACCGCGAAACTCGCTGACCACCACCTGATGCTCGACCAGGGCCACGACTACGAGCTCTTCAATGCATTCCGGACCGTGCTTAAAGGCCACGACATCCCCGATGTAGTTGCCGGGATTCCGAAAGAGAAGATCAGGCAGTCGGTCGAGATCATGAAGAAGGCCAAGTTCTGCATGATCTTCTTCGGGATGGGCTGCACACACTCGGATGGACGCAACCACAATGTCGATCATGCGATCAGCCTGACCCGCGACCTCAACGAGCACACCAAGTGCTCGATCATGGCCATGCGGGGCCACTACAATATCGCCGGTCCCGGCCAGGTCTGGGCCTGGCAGTTCGGCTTCCCGTACTGCATTGACCTTTCCAAGGGAACCCATGCCCACATGAACCCGGGCGAGACCAGCTCCGTCGACCTTGCCATGAGAGACGAAGTGGACTGCTTTGTCAATGTCGGTGCCGATGCCGGCGCCCACTTCCCGATCCAGCCGGTCCAGCACTTAAAGAAGCACCCGTTCATCACCATCGACCCGAACTTCAACATGGCAAGCGAGATCTCGGATCTCCACATCCCGGTCAGGATTGCCGGTGTGGACGAGCCGGGCGTTGTCTACCGTATGGACAATGTCCCGATCCAGTTCAAAGCAGTGCTCAAGGGGCTTCCCGGTGTACCGAGCGACGAGGAACTCTTCAATAAAGTCTATGAGCGCATGTGCGAACTGACCAAGACCCAGCCCATCTGGCTTGCGGCAAAGGAAGACCGGAGATACCCCGAATCAGAGGCGGTGATCTGA
- a CDS encoding formylmethanofuran dehydrogenase subunit A, protein MSSGEFIIKGGFIIDPTLKIDGDVGDVAIKDGKIVEKVSSSAKVIDAKGRIVMAGAVDIHSHVAGPKVNAGRLMRPEDKLRSGVCQSGMAQKNGFRMESGFSIPSVFKTGYEYARMGYSFVMEAAMPPLLAPHTHEEIHDTPIIDEAALPVFANNWFVMDYLRQGEVENTAAYIAWLLKATKGYGIKLVNPGGTAAWAWGLNCLSLNDPVPFFEITPGEIIKGLIEANEYLGLPHSIHLHQNNLGNPGNYPDTIDALKIAEGFKAKNKFGRESVMHSTHLQFHSYGGEGWKDFCSKSKEVMDYINRQKNITFDLGCVTLDETTTMTADGPFEHHLHGLNHLKWTNVDVEMETAAGIVPYIYDKDVLPNAIQWATGLELALFAKDMDRCFLTTDHPNAGPFTRYPRIIKWLMSRKAREATLASMKNTDKVINATYIHGIDRELSLYEIAQMTRSGPAKSLGLSGTYGGLAPGMNGDVSIFDLNYKNLPGDAEKIETAFQRAVCFIKDGEIVVRDGEVVSHGHKKTVWVKVKMPSNPQVTRDVSQAFHQGTYTVDISNYPVREYLAPHQSVIDVNVEA, encoded by the coding sequence ATGTCATCAGGAGAATTCATCATAAAGGGCGGGTTTATCATCGACCCGACCCTGAAGATCGATGGCGATGTCGGCGATGTTGCCATCAAGGACGGCAAGATTGTCGAGAAAGTCAGCTCCTCTGCAAAAGTCATCGACGCAAAGGGCAGGATCGTCATGGCCGGGGCTGTGGATATCCACTCCCACGTTGCCGGTCCCAAGGTCAATGCCGGCCGCCTGATGCGCCCGGAAGACAAACTCCGATCGGGAGTCTGCCAGAGCGGGATGGCACAGAAAAACGGGTTCCGCATGGAGTCCGGCTTCTCGATCCCCTCGGTCTTCAAGACCGGGTACGAGTATGCCCGGATGGGATACTCCTTTGTCATGGAAGCAGCCATGCCCCCGCTTCTCGCTCCCCACACGCACGAGGAGATCCACGACACCCCCATCATTGACGAAGCGGCACTGCCGGTCTTTGCCAACAACTGGTTTGTCATGGACTACCTGAGGCAGGGCGAAGTCGAGAACACGGCAGCCTACATTGCCTGGCTCCTCAAGGCCACAAAAGGCTATGGCATCAAGCTCGTCAACCCCGGCGGCACTGCTGCATGGGCATGGGGCCTCAACTGCTTAAGCCTCAACGACCCGGTCCCGTTCTTCGAGATCACGCCTGGCGAGATCATCAAGGGCCTCATCGAGGCAAACGAGTACCTCGGCCTCCCGCACTCCATCCACCTCCACCAGAACAATCTCGGTAACCCCGGCAACTACCCGGACACCATCGATGCCCTCAAAATTGCCGAGGGGTTCAAGGCTAAGAACAAGTTCGGCCGTGAATCGGTCATGCACTCCACCCACCTCCAGTTCCACTCGTACGGCGGGGAAGGCTGGAAGGACTTCTGCTCCAAGTCAAAGGAAGTCATGGACTACATCAACAGGCAGAAGAACATCACCTTCGATCTCGGCTGCGTAACGCTGGACGAGACCACAACGATGACCGCGGACGGCCCGTTCGAGCACCACCTCCACGGCCTCAACCACCTCAAGTGGACCAATGTCGATGTCGAGATGGAGACTGCCGCAGGTATCGTCCCCTACATCTATGACAAGGACGTCCTGCCCAATGCCATCCAGTGGGCAACCGGTCTGGAACTCGCCCTCTTTGCAAAGGACATGGACCGCTGCTTCCTCACCACCGACCACCCGAACGCAGGACCGTTCACAAGGTACCCCCGCATCATCAAGTGGCTCATGAGCAGGAAAGCCCGCGAGGCAACCCTTGCCTCCATGAAGAACACCGACAAGGTCATCAATGCAACCTATATCCATGGAATCGATCGCGAACTCTCGCTCTACGAGATCGCCCAGATGACCCGGTCCGGCCCGGCAAAGAGCCTCGGCCTCTCCGGCACCTACGGAGGTCTCGCACCCGGCATGAACGGGGATGTCTCGATCTTCGACCTCAACTACAAGAACCTGCCAGGCGACGCCGAGAAGATCGAGACTGCATTCCAGCGGGCAGTCTGTTTCATCAAGGATGGCGAGATCGTTGTCAGGGATGGCGAAGTTGTCAGCCACGGCCACAAGAAGACGGTCTGGGTCAAGGTCAAGATGCCCTCAAACCCGCAGGTCACCCGGGATGTCAGCCAGGCATTCCACCAGGGAACCTACACGGTCGATATCAGCAACTACCCGGTCCGGGAATACCTTGCCCCGCACCAGTCTGTCATTGACGTGAATGTGGAGGCCTGA